The Streptomyces sp. NBC_01275 genome has a segment encoding these proteins:
- a CDS encoding class I SAM-dependent methyltransferase, with protein MAAEDDFGVEEAGAHRDGHAEGLAANRALWDSLAETHGTTATDQSYDVEAFLGGQQTLRSIERELAGDVAGKDLLHLHCHFGMDTLNWARLGARVTGVDFSPVAITRAQDLAEKAGLVADFVVADTQRLPESLAAGFDVVVATYGVLSWIADVDAWMRGAARALRPGGRLVLVDIHPAFQTVLSFEPFVADWPYGGGEAQHVALTGTYADPSVVTAPRQTVQFPYSIGEIVTAAASAGMVVERLAEHTETESDGRHILPRGADGLYRFPFSDTYLPIMYSLRAVAPRTPTSGS; from the coding sequence ATGGCTGCAGAGGACGACTTCGGCGTTGAGGAGGCCGGCGCGCACAGGGACGGGCACGCTGAGGGGCTTGCCGCCAACCGGGCGCTGTGGGATTCCCTGGCCGAAACCCACGGCACGACGGCCACCGATCAGTCCTACGACGTGGAGGCGTTTCTCGGCGGTCAGCAGACGCTGCGCAGCATCGAGCGTGAACTGGCCGGTGACGTAGCGGGCAAGGATCTGCTCCACCTGCACTGCCACTTCGGCATGGACACCTTGAACTGGGCCCGCCTGGGCGCGAGGGTCACCGGAGTCGACTTCTCCCCCGTAGCGATCACCCGTGCCCAGGACCTCGCCGAAAAGGCGGGACTGGTCGCGGACTTCGTCGTGGCGGACACCCAGCGCCTGCCCGAGAGCCTTGCGGCCGGGTTCGACGTCGTCGTCGCCACGTACGGCGTGTTGTCCTGGATCGCGGATGTCGACGCGTGGATGCGGGGGGCTGCGCGGGCGCTCAGGCCAGGAGGCCGGCTGGTCCTGGTGGACATTCATCCGGCCTTCCAGACCGTCCTCAGCTTCGAACCCTTCGTGGCCGACTGGCCCTACGGCGGCGGCGAGGCTCAGCACGTCGCTCTGACCGGCACTTATGCGGATCCGAGCGTCGTGACGGCGCCACGGCAGACGGTGCAGTTCCCCTACTCGATCGGTGAGATCGTGACTGCTGCCGCTTCGGCGGGCATGGTTGTGGAACGGCTGGCAGAGCATACGGAGACGGAATCCGACGGCCGCCACATCCTGCCTCGAGGCGCCGACGGTCTCTACCGGTTCCCCTTCAGCGACACCTACCTGCCGATCATGTACTCGCTGCGGGCTGTCGCGCCACGCACGCCGACGAGCGGCAGCTGA